Within the Gloeobacter kilaueensis JS1 genome, the region GATCGTGATGGCGCACGGGCTACCGGCTGCGACGCCGGTGAGATTGGCCTCGCCGTGCAACTCCTCCCGGTAGCTGCCGCTCTCGGTGAACCAGAAATCGACGCTCTGATCGCTGTCGCCGAAGTTGAGGGCGATCAGGCTGAAATGGCTATCGTCGCTGCGGGAGAAGAGCAACAGCCCTTTTGATTGATAGAGGCCAAAGTCGTTGTAGAAGTAGTAGCCGCCCGATCGCAGTTGGGGAAGGCTGCGCCGCAGGGTGAGGAGTTTGCGCACCAGGGCGATCGTTTTTTTGCCGATCGGATCGTAGAAGTAGTCCCAGCGCACGGGCCGCAGCAGGAGCACCCGGCCTAAGCCACTGTCTGGGACGTAATAGTTTTCGGCAAATTCCTGGCCCTGCCAGAGCAGAGGAATGCCTTTTGCAGCGAGTAGACCGATCAGGTAGGGCTGCACCTTGTACCAGAGGCCGCGATTGCCCTCTCTGAACTCGTCGCCTCCGTCGCGCCGGACGATGCCAAAGTTGCAGACAAAGCGCGAATGGTCGTGATTTTCGATGTACTGCAGGGCAGTTTTCTCGATCGTCTCGCCGTTGACACTCACCTGGGCGGGATAGCCAGAAAGTCCCAGTTGCATCCCAAGGTCGTACAACCGGCCTCGATCGCCGCCGGCCACCGCCTGGGCCGCTCCCAGGGTTTCGTTCTGCCAGGTGCAGTTGCTGTAGGTCTTGTAGAGAATATCGATCGGTCCTTCGAGCTGTTCGGCGCACTGGATACAGCGAATATCCGCCTGCGAATCGAAGAAGCGCTGCCACGCCGTTTGCTTGGCCTTAATAAGTTCGTAGGTGCTGTAGGTGAGATTGGCGTAGCCGCTGTCGGTGGCACCCTCGTAGTAGTTGGGCACGCAGTCGTAGCGAAAGCCATCGACGTGGTAGCAGTCGAGCCAGTGGTAGTTGACCGTGAAGAAAAAATCCTGGGTGAAGGTGCGGTTAAAATCGGTGCTCTGGCCGAAGTAGTCCTTCGCGTAGCTGCCCATAAACGGGTTTTGCTGATAGCCCAGCTGGTCGTAGACATAAAAGTAGGTAAAGCTCTCGCTGGTGTGGCCGTAGACCGAATCGAGGATCACGGCGATACCGCGCTGGTGCGCCTCGTCTACGAAGCGCTGGAAGTCCTTGCGCTTGCCGAAGCGGGCGTCTACGCCGAAGTAGCCGATGGGCAGGTACCCCCAATCCACGGTGTTGGAGACGTGATCCACCGGCATCACCTCGATGCAGTTGATCCCCAGATCCTTCAGGTAATCGAGGCGGGAGATGGCGCAATCGAGGTCGTCGGCAAATTCTTCGAGCATCAGCTCGTAGATGATCAAATCCGTCAGGGCGGGCGTTTTCCAGTTCGCCTCCTTCTCGCTCCAGTTGTAGGGCTGATAGCCCATCGTGAAGGCGGACAGGCGACCGACGCCAAACTCGCGCCCGAACGGATCGATGATGAAGTCGATGGGTTCGGAGCGATTCGGATTCTGCAGCAAGTAACGATAGATGTACTTGCCATCTTCGCCCCAGGGCGATTGGGGATTGGGCTTTGGCACCGCTTTGAGATTGACCTGTACCGACCAGTAGTCGCCGTACACCGGGTCGATCGAATGAGCCATCTCGAAGGCGAGCGGTTGAACCGACTGCAAGAACTGATCGTCCTCGTGAATAATTTTGACCCAGAGCCGGTTTCCATCGCTCTGAGAAACCCAGGGCAAAAGCAGGCCGAACTGGAACACGCCATCTGCTACCTCGCGGGCACCCAGGCGGTCAAGGGGGAGAATTTGCATCGCACGCTTCCCTGCAAAGTAGTGATTGCGTTCGAGAATCAAAAGACGAAGTACGGCTTTTAACTCCTCTAGAAGCAATAGCGCAAAATTATGCGTGGGCAGCTATTCGACGAACTGCTTGAAGAAGCTGTTGGCGCTCCACTGGGGCCGCTCGTCCTGGTTGGCGATGCGCAACAGCGCCTCCTCGATGATCCGGTTGAAGCGATCGGCAGCTTCGAGATCGACAAATTGGGCCGCATCGTCGGAGGGGGCATGGTAGCGGGTGCGCAGCCATTCTTTCTGCTGGCGCTCCTCGGGGGATCCGCTCTGGTAGCCGAACTTGAAGGCGAGGGCGGGCACGCCTGCGCGCACGAAACTGTACTGGTCGCTGCGAATAAAGCCGTTGCGGCTAGGTTCCGGGTCAGATTGGAGGGTGACGCCCTCCGCCTCGGCAGCCTGGCGCAGGGGTTCCTCAAGGTTGGATTCTTCCAGCCCCTGGACCGAGAGCCACCGGAGCGGGTAGAGGGGCAAGAACATGTCGAGGTTGAGATCGGCCACCAGTTGATTTGCGGGCACCGTTGGCCGCCGGGTGTAATATCTCGATCCGAGCAGGCCCTTTTCTTCGCCGCAGACAGCAAGAAAAAGCACCGAGCGCCTGGGGGGACGATTCTGCAGGCGGCGCGCCGCCTCGATCAAAGTAGCGACGCCCGCAGCGTTGTCCATCGCCCCGTTGTAGATCCGATCCCCAGCTACCGGCTCGCCGACCCCCAGGTGATCGAGGTGGGCAGAAAGGACGACGTACTCGTTTTTGAGCACCGGGTCGCGCCCAGGCAGAACGGCGACGACGTTGGCCGATTCGAGGGTGTCGGTTTTGAAGACGAGCCTGGCTTTGAGGGTGACGGGCAGAGTGAATTTTGGCAGTGGCCGCCCCAGATCCGCAAAAGCGAGAATTTCAGAGAAGGTATAGCCCGAGCCGGCGAGCAGCCGGTCCATGCTCGCCGGGTTGAGCGAGAGCAGCAGGGGCAGATCGGGCGCGTCCTGCAGCGCCGGATCGGCAAGTACCAGGGACGGGAGCACCCGCAACAGCTTCGTGCGCTCCCAGGGCGCTTCCATCGATCCCGGATTTTGGACGACGATGAGGCCCACTGCCCCGGCCCGCTTCAAAAATTTCCAGCGCTCGGCGGTCGCTCCGTAGTGCATCCGCAGGGCGCTGGCGATGCCGGGTGGGTTGCCCGCCAGGGCGACGACGATCTTGCCCCTGACATCGAGATCTTTAAAGTCGTCGTAATTTTCTTCGGGCACGGTGAGGCCATACCCGACAAAGACCAGCGGTGCGCTGATCTGGCCTGTCAGGCCGTAGCGCAGGCTCACCGTCGCCTCATCGCCGATCACAAGGGGCATTGCCAGGCCGTCGCGTACCAGGGTGAGGCTCGATTGAGATTCGACGAGCGTGCGCGACTGAAAGCGCACCCGCTGCAGGTAGCCCGCCGTTCCAGCGGGTTGGGCACCGGCGCGCCGCAGTTGCTCCTCGACGTAGCGGGCCGCCTCGCGGTAACCAGCGCTGCCGGTGGCCCGGCCTTCGAGGCGGTCGTCCGCCAGAAATCGGACGTGGGACCACCACGACTGACCGGCGGGAGGCAATTCGGCAGCAAAGGCACAGCCCAGTCCGGGCAGGACAGCCAGGCCCGCCCAGGCGGCAACCCATCCCCAATGGTGCGGCATAGAGCTTCTGTCTGAAGTTGGGATACAGTGTAGGGCTTCAGCCGCTCACCCGTCGCCCGTGTCACCGAGTGCGTCCATCCAGCACAGGCCACCGCCGTTCAGCGATAGATGACATGGTCCGAAAAGTGGCTATCTGAGCAAGTTTATCGGTGCTAATCTAATTTCATTGCATTTTGCCCCCGCTGCACAGTGCGAGAGTCTGACATGTCAGCTTCCGATCAACCTCCTGCCCTCACACCCGAGCAATCGGCGCGGCTGAAGCGGCGTCAGGCGCTCAAGGCATCGGTCCAGATGGGCCTGCTGCTGTACTGTGCGCCCAAGATCCTCCACTCCGAGGCGGTCTACGCCCAGGCCACCCCCTCACCCGGACCGCCTCCCACACCTCCGGCAAATACTGTCCCGGCGGGTGGTGGCGGCAACAGCTTTGTGCCGCTGGTACCGATTCTCGCTCTGCCGCTGTTGGGCGGCATCGGCTCCGGCACCGCCGCCGGCATCCCGCCGGCGGCGGTGCCGACGATCTTCGGTGTGCCGATCGCCGGTACCGGGACAGCGCCACTGCTGGGCCGGG harbors:
- a CDS encoding alpha-amylase family glycosyl hydrolase, with amino-acid sequence MQILPLDRLGAREVADGVFQFGLLLPWVSQSDGNRLWVKIIHEDDQFLQSVQPLAFEMAHSIDPVYGDYWSVQVNLKAVPKPNPQSPWGEDGKYIYRYLLQNPNRSEPIDFIIDPFGREFGVGRLSAFTMGYQPYNWSEKEANWKTPALTDLIIYELMLEEFADDLDCAISRLDYLKDLGINCIEVMPVDHVSNTVDWGYLPIGYFGVDARFGKRKDFQRFVDEAHQRGIAVILDSVYGHTSESFTYFYVYDQLGYQQNPFMGSYAKDYFGQSTDFNRTFTQDFFFTVNYHWLDCYHVDGFRYDCVPNYYEGATDSGYANLTYSTYELIKAKQTAWQRFFDSQADIRCIQCAEQLEGPIDILYKTYSNCTWQNETLGAAQAVAGGDRGRLYDLGMQLGLSGYPAQVSVNGETIEKTALQYIENHDHSRFVCNFGIVRRDGGDEFREGNRGLWYKVQPYLIGLLAAKGIPLLWQGQEFAENYYVPDSGLGRVLLLRPVRWDYFYDPIGKKTIALVRKLLTLRRSLPQLRSGGYYFYNDFGLYQSKGLLLFSRSDDSHFSLIALNFGDSDQSVDFWFTESGSYREELHGEANLTGVAAGSPCAITIPSNYGRIWTRQ
- a CDS encoding M28 family peptidase, translated to MPHHWGWVAAWAGLAVLPGLGCAFAAELPPAGQSWWSHVRFLADDRLEGRATGSAGYREAARYVEEQLRRAGAQPAGTAGYLQRVRFQSRTLVESQSSLTLVRDGLAMPLVIGDEATVSLRYGLTGQISAPLVFVGYGLTVPEENYDDFKDLDVRGKIVVALAGNPPGIASALRMHYGATAERWKFLKRAGAVGLIVVQNPGSMEAPWERTKLLRVLPSLVLADPALQDAPDLPLLLSLNPASMDRLLAGSGYTFSEILAFADLGRPLPKFTLPVTLKARLVFKTDTLESANVVAVLPGRDPVLKNEYVVLSAHLDHLGVGEPVAGDRIYNGAMDNAAGVATLIEAARRLQNRPPRRSVLFLAVCGEEKGLLGSRYYTRRPTVPANQLVADLNLDMFLPLYPLRWLSVQGLEESNLEEPLRQAAEAEGVTLQSDPEPSRNGFIRSDQYSFVRAGVPALAFKFGYQSGSPEERQQKEWLRTRYHAPSDDAAQFVDLEAADRFNRIIEEALLRIANQDERPQWSANSFFKQFVE